The Synchiropus splendidus isolate RoL2022-P1 chromosome 1, RoL_Sspl_1.0, whole genome shotgun sequence genome includes a window with the following:
- the rnf126 gene encoding E3 ubiquitin-protein ligase RNF126, giving the protein MAEAPTWPSRFFCHRCSAEISPRLPEYTCPRCDSGFIEELLEERSADSGSTVTTSSGTQNPQPQENAGQPMFTFPSGYGQFALGVFDDSFVFGTAPGTEDNRDAENRRERESASRQRYSARQPRSRHGARRQGGRHEGVPTLEGIIQQLVNGIIAPTAMPNIGPWAVLHSNPMDYAWGANGLDAIITQLLNQFENTGPPPADRDKIKSLPTVQVTDEHVASGLECPVCKEDYSVGESVRQLPCNHMFHNDCIIPWLEQHDTCPVCRKSLSGQNTATNPPELSGMNFSPSSSSSSSSSSSSSTPQSSNSTSHENSTDNS; this is encoded by the exons ATGGCGGAAGCTCCTACATGGCCCAGCCGGTTTTTCTGCCACAGATGCTCGGCAGAGATCAGTCCGCGCCTTCCC GAGTACACTTGTCCAAGATGTGATTCTGGCTTTATTGAGGAACTTCTAGAGGAGAGAAG TGCTGACAGTGGCTCCACAGTGACTACCTCCAGCGGGACACAGAATCCGCAACCCCAAGAG AATGCAGGGCAGCCCATGTTTACATTTCCTTCTGGGTATGGACAGTTTGCTCTTGGAGTCTTTGATGACAGCTTTGTCTTTGGTACTGCACCTGGAACCGAGGACAACCGTGATGCTGAAAACCGCAGGGAAAGGGAATCGGCATCGAGGCAACGGTATAGTGCGCGGCAGCCGAGAAGTCGTCATGGCGCCAGACGCCAAGGAGGGCGGCATGAAGGAGTGCCGACTTTAGAGGG AATCATTCAGCAACTGGTCAATGGTATAATCGCACCAACTGCAATGCCCAATATTGGACCATG GGCTGTTCTTCACTCAAATCCAATGGATTATGCTTGGGGTGCTAACGGACTAGATGCAATCATTACTCAG TTATTAAACCAGTTTGAAAACACAGGACCTCCACCTGCCGATCGAGATAAGATAAAAAGTCTTCCTACTGTTCAAGTTACAGATGAACATGTTG cttcagGTCTGGAATGTCCAGTGTGTAAAGAAGATTACAGTGTTGGAGAAAGCGTGAGGCAGTTGCCATGCAATCACATGTTCCACAATGATTGCATAATACCCTGGCTGGAGCAG catgaCACTTGTCCAGTGTGTCGGAAAAGCTTAAGTGGACAGAACACGGCAACAAACCCACCAGAATTATCAGGGATGAACTTTagtccttcatcttcatcttcctcttcatcatcctcatcttcttctACCCCTCAATCGTCAAATTCCACCAGTCACGAGAACTCGACTGATAACTCCTAA
- the bsg gene encoding basigin isoform X2 has product MKTLWVVSVLLLSCWRANASTGPQIITDPVEVSNQTSATLTCNLTETTLPVKGSHWLHNGKIIDKSKSTESKTYTVYSLEKITHSSGGKYECVFLTEPVVQQTIEVKTLPHVSAYKHSEHGNEQDKGVMVCVSHSYPLPTSWMWYREDDGSPTAIVNGTSKYEIKSTPEKTTLTVNDLDMETDIADYTCTGTNDLGSSSDKIHLRVRSRLAALWPFLGILAEVIILVTIILIYEKRRKPDEVTDDDDSGAAPLKSNSTTNHKDKNVRQRNSN; this is encoded by the exons ATGAAGACACTTTGGGTCGTCAGCGTCCTTCTGTTGAGCTGCTGGCGAGCAAACGCGTCCACAG GTCCGCAAATCATCACGGATCCTGTTGAGGTCAGCAACCAGACCTCTGCTACACTCACCTGCAACTTGACAGAGACAACTCTTCCAGTTAAGGGCTCCCACTGGCTTCACAACGGCAAAATTATCGACAAGTCCAAATCCACTGAATCCAAAACATACACTGTTTACAG TTTGGAAAAGATCACCCATAGTAGTGGTGGGAAATATGAGTGTGTATTCCTGACTGAGCCAGTGGTGCAGCAGACCATTGAAGTCAAAA CCCTTCCTCACGTTTCTGCCTACAAGCACTCCGAGCATGGCAACGAGCAGGACAAAGGAGTAATGGTGTGCGTGAGCCACAGTTATCCCCTGCCAACCTCCTGGATGTGGTACAGGGAAGACGATGGCAGCCCGACA GCCATTGTCAATGGAACCAGCAAATATGAGATCAAGAGTACCCCCGAGAAGACCACCTTGACTGTGAATGACCTGGACATGGAGACTGACATTGCCGACTACACCTGCACTGGTACGAATGACCTGGGATCCAGCAGCGACAAAATCCACCTGCGCGTCCGCAGCCGCCTGGCGGCTCTGTGGCCCTTCCTGGGTATTCTGGCCGAGGTCATCATCTTGGTGACCATTATCCTCATCTATGAGAAGAGGAGAAAGCCTGATGAGGTCACTGACG ATGACGACTCAGGTGCTGCTCCCCT GAAGAGCAATTCCACCACCAACCACAAAGACAAGAATGTGAGGCAAAGGAACTCCAACTAG
- the bsg gene encoding basigin isoform X1: MKTLWVVSVLLLSCWRANASTAGFIKSPLSRMKLINDSAELHCEVIGEPIPEVQWWFIEGEESNETSTQLFDGARDDRVQINATYIAHATSTIYLTSLTLDDSGTYECRASNDPDRNELKKTPKIKWIRSQANVIVIESPQIITDPVEVSNQTSATLTCNLTETTLPVKGSHWLHNGKIIDKSKSTESKTYTVYSLEKITHSSGGKYECVFLTEPVVQQTIEVKTLPHVSAYKHSEHGNEQDKGVMVCVSHSYPLPTSWMWYREDDGSPTAIVNGTSKYEIKSTPEKTTLTVNDLDMETDIADYTCTGTNDLGSSSDKIHLRVRSRLAALWPFLGILAEVIILVTIILIYEKRRKPDEVTDDDDSGAAPLKSNSTTNHKDKNVRQRNSN; this comes from the exons ATGAAGACACTTTGGGTCGTCAGCGTCCTTCTGTTGAGCTGCTGGCGAGCAAACGCGTCCACAG CGGGTTTTATCAAGTCTCCTCTATCACGGATGAAGTTGATCAATGACAGTGCTGAGCTGCACTGTGAGGTCATTGGGGAACCCATTCCTGAGGTTCAGTGGTGGTTCATAGAGGGCGAAGAATCCAACGAGACCTCGACACAGCTTTTTGATGGTGCACGAGATGACCGCGTGCAAATAAATGCCACATATATCGCACACGCCACCAGCACCATTTATCTCACTAGCCTTACCCTAGACGACTCGGGTACATACGAGTGCCGGGCTTCAAACGACCCTGACCGCAACGAACTGAAGAAGACGCCTAAAATCAAGTGGATCCGCTCGCAGGCAAATGTTATTGTCATTGAAA GTCCGCAAATCATCACGGATCCTGTTGAGGTCAGCAACCAGACCTCTGCTACACTCACCTGCAACTTGACAGAGACAACTCTTCCAGTTAAGGGCTCCCACTGGCTTCACAACGGCAAAATTATCGACAAGTCCAAATCCACTGAATCCAAAACATACACTGTTTACAG TTTGGAAAAGATCACCCATAGTAGTGGTGGGAAATATGAGTGTGTATTCCTGACTGAGCCAGTGGTGCAGCAGACCATTGAAGTCAAAA CCCTTCCTCACGTTTCTGCCTACAAGCACTCCGAGCATGGCAACGAGCAGGACAAAGGAGTAATGGTGTGCGTGAGCCACAGTTATCCCCTGCCAACCTCCTGGATGTGGTACAGGGAAGACGATGGCAGCCCGACA GCCATTGTCAATGGAACCAGCAAATATGAGATCAAGAGTACCCCCGAGAAGACCACCTTGACTGTGAATGACCTGGACATGGAGACTGACATTGCCGACTACACCTGCACTGGTACGAATGACCTGGGATCCAGCAGCGACAAAATCCACCTGCGCGTCCGCAGCCGCCTGGCGGCTCTGTGGCCCTTCCTGGGTATTCTGGCCGAGGTCATCATCTTGGTGACCATTATCCTCATCTATGAGAAGAGGAGAAAGCCTGATGAGGTCACTGACG ATGACGACTCAGGTGCTGCTCCCCT GAAGAGCAATTCCACCACCAACCACAAAGACAAGAATGTGAGGCAAAGGAACTCCAACTAG